In one Cloacibacillus porcorum genomic region, the following are encoded:
- a CDS encoding GntR family transcriptional regulator: protein MMQRSRIYNTSSDFVYLDLRGKIVSKELKPAQRLLEVKIATEMGVSRTPVREALRRLANEGLVKIVPNSGARVAAPTVNEMENAYNVREYLESLSVELACRNGMDRRVLERLEEVLRSEESAFENKDLDAFLEANNTFHRLIAESGKNNVLCEYIDNIMLRTNVYIFFYDQFDEKDNYSSQEHRAILRAIAQRDKERAQEHMREHLHHSHRALEVPDSRKKD, encoded by the coding sequence ATGATGCAGCGTTCCAGGATATATAACACATCTTCGGATTTTGTCTATCTCGATCTGCGCGGCAAGATCGTCAGCAAGGAGCTGAAGCCGGCGCAGAGACTGCTCGAGGTAAAGATTGCGACAGAGATGGGAGTGAGCAGGACTCCCGTGCGCGAGGCGCTGCGGCGTCTTGCCAACGAGGGGCTGGTCAAGATCGTCCCCAACAGCGGCGCGAGAGTGGCGGCCCCGACGGTGAACGAGATGGAAAACGCCTATAATGTGCGCGAATATCTTGAAAGCCTCAGCGTGGAGCTCGCCTGCCGCAACGGCATGGACCGCCGTGTGCTTGAACGGCTGGAAGAGGTGCTGCGCTCCGAGGAGAGCGCCTTTGAAAATAAGGATCTCGACGCCTTTCTTGAGGCAAATAACACCTTCCACCGCCTCATCGCGGAGTCGGGAAAGAACAATGTGCTCTGTGAGTATATCGACAACATCATGCTTCGTACCAACGTCTATATCTTCTTCTACGACCAGTTTGACGAGAAGGATAACTACTCTTCGCAGGAACACCGGGCGATCCTTCGCGCGATAGCCCAGCGCGACAAGGAGAGGGCGCAGGAGCATATGAGGGAGCATCTGCACCATTCGCATCGGGCGCTTGAAGTGCCCGATTCAAGAAAAAAAGATTGA
- a CDS encoding bifunctional helix-turn-helix transcriptional regulator/GNAT family N-acetyltransferase: protein MNNKMDTVTEIRAFNRFYTEIIGLLGQHILDSGYSLTEARVLLEISRTKNAAAHKLADVLGVDRSYMSRIIAKFEKEGLITRQANKNDSRASDIRLTDEGRRVFRELDERSNCQIMQLVSGLGEEEQAQLRQAMKTIKKFLNTAPATLVIRPFRESDVEYVIERQLSLYETERGFSSDIWKRYLREGVLTLIGRFNPELDNMYILENNGAPAGGIAVTHADAETAQLRYFFIEPELRGLGAGQKLFETALAFCRERGYRRAFLWTVSAQEAARGLYAANGFKITETGENSEWGVPVLEERWDLDL from the coding sequence ATGAATAACAAGATGGACACAGTCACGGAAATAAGGGCTTTCAACCGTTTTTATACAGAGATAATCGGGCTGCTCGGCCAGCATATACTTGATTCCGGCTACTCGCTCACAGAGGCGCGCGTACTGCTTGAAATCAGCAGGACAAAGAACGCCGCCGCCCACAAACTCGCGGATGTTCTTGGCGTCGACCGCAGTTATATGAGCAGAATCATCGCCAAGTTTGAGAAAGAGGGGCTGATCACGCGGCAGGCAAATAAGAACGACAGCCGCGCAAGCGACATCCGCCTGACGGACGAGGGGAGGCGCGTCTTTCGCGAGCTTGACGAGCGTTCAAACTGCCAAATAATGCAGCTCGTCTCCGGCCTCGGAGAGGAGGAACAAGCCCAGCTCCGGCAGGCGATGAAGACGATAAAAAAGTTTCTCAACACTGCGCCCGCCACATTAGTTATCCGTCCGTTCCGTGAGTCCGACGTGGAGTATGTGATAGAGAGACAGCTGTCGCTCTACGAGACAGAGCGGGGCTTTTCCTCTGACATCTGGAAACGCTATCTGAGAGAGGGCGTCCTCACATTGATAGGCCGCTTCAATCCGGAATTGGATAATATGTATATCCTGGAAAATAACGGCGCCCCCGCGGGCGGCATCGCGGTCACACACGCCGATGCGGAGACCGCGCAGCTGCGCTATTTCTTTATCGAACCGGAGCTGCGCGGACTTGGGGCGGGGCAAAAACTCTTTGAAACGGCGCTCGCCTTTTGCCGCGAAAGGGGTTACCGCCGCGCGTTCCTGTGGACGGTCAGCGCCCAGGAGGCGGCAAGAGGCCTTTACGCGGCAAATGGCTTCAAAATCACCGAGACCGGAGAAAACTCCGAATGGGGCGTCCCCGTACTTGAGGAGCGCTGGGATCTGGATCTGTAA
- the thiC gene encoding phosphomethylpyrimidine synthase ThiC gives MEYRTQMEAARRGIITSEMKAVAEKEHIEAEKLMGLLAEGRAIIPCNRLHTAISPNGLGSMLRTKINVNLGTSRDMTDLEMEFQKVRSAVEMGAEAIMDLSSFGDTRKFRRCLTEKCPAMIGTVPIYDAVVYYNKPLAQITAAEWIDIARMHAIDGVDFMTVHCGINRETAEKFKKNKRLTNIVSRGGSIIFAWMEMTGNENPFYERFDELLDICREYDVTLSLGDACRPGCIADATDASQIGELITLGELTKRAWARDVQVMIEGPGHMPLNQIAANMEIEKTLCHGAPFYVLGPIVTDIAPGYDHITSAIGGALAAANGAAFLCYVTPAEHLRLPDVDDVKEGIIAARIAAHAADIAKGVPGAADWDRDMSLARKKLDWEKMFTLAIDPEKARRYRAESKPEREDTCSMCGNFCAVRNMNRILDGEIVSIFDE, from the coding sequence GTGGAATATCGGACGCAGATGGAGGCGGCGCGCAGAGGTATCATTACGAGTGAGATGAAGGCGGTCGCGGAGAAGGAGCACATCGAGGCGGAAAAGCTGATGGGGCTGCTGGCGGAGGGACGGGCGATAATCCCCTGCAACAGACTGCACACCGCGATCTCGCCAAATGGGCTTGGCTCGATGCTCAGGACGAAGATCAACGTCAACCTCGGCACCTCTCGGGATATGACCGACTTGGAGATGGAATTTCAGAAGGTGCGCAGCGCCGTCGAAATGGGAGCGGAGGCGATCATGGACCTCAGCTCCTTCGGAGATACGAGAAAATTCCGCCGCTGCCTGACGGAAAAATGTCCAGCTATGATCGGCACCGTGCCGATTTATGACGCTGTGGTCTATTATAACAAGCCGCTGGCGCAGATCACGGCGGCGGAGTGGATCGACATCGCGCGCATGCACGCGATAGACGGAGTCGATTTCATGACCGTCCACTGCGGCATCAACCGAGAGACGGCGGAAAAATTCAAAAAAAATAAGCGCCTGACGAATATCGTCTCCCGTGGCGGCTCGATAATCTTCGCCTGGATGGAGATGACCGGCAATGAGAATCCCTTCTACGAACGCTTCGACGAACTGCTCGACATCTGCCGCGAATATGACGTGACGCTGAGCTTGGGCGACGCCTGCCGTCCCGGCTGTATCGCGGACGCCACCGACGCCTCGCAGATCGGTGAACTGATAACGCTTGGAGAGCTGACAAAACGGGCCTGGGCGAGAGACGTGCAGGTGATGATAGAGGGGCCCGGCCACATGCCGCTGAACCAGATCGCGGCGAATATGGAGATAGAAAAGACCCTCTGCCACGGAGCTCCCTTCTACGTGCTCGGCCCGATCGTCACCGACATCGCCCCCGGCTATGACCATATCACCTCCGCGATAGGCGGCGCGCTGGCCGCCGCGAACGGCGCCGCCTTCCTCTGCTACGTGACGCCCGCCGAACATCTGCGCCTGCCCGACGTAGACGACGTCAAAGAGGGCATAATCGCCGCGCGGATCGCGGCGCACGCCGCCGACATCGCCAAGGGCGTGCCCGGCGCGGCGGACTGGGATCGCGACATGAGCCTCGCGCGTAAAAAGCTTGATTGGGAAAAGATGTTCACGCTGGCGATAGACCCTGAAAAGGCGAGGCGCTACCGCGCCGAATCAAAGCCGGAGAGAGAAGATACCTGCAGCATGTGCGGCAACTTCTGCGCCGTCAGAAATATGAACCGTATCCTGGATGGCGAGATCGTCTCTATCTTTGACGAATAG
- a CDS encoding amidohydrolase: protein MAADIKALAAKYNDYIVERRRYYHAHPELTEHEAETTEAIIKDLEAMGLSVERFDGMYGCVASLKGAKPGLTVLLRADIDALPVKEATGLPFASQNEGKMHACGHDAHIAIQLGAAKILSEIRDELHGTVKFFFQPAEELALGAKDAVARGLMDGVDAVYGAHVWGQLDAGKVNIERGERMASCDMFTLTVRGEASHGSAPHLGRDAVAAASAVIMALQAIVSRVNNPLNSLVLTVGTFDAGQRFNIIADKAVMDGTVRTFDPKFRLKMEEMIRKTAEDVAAGYGCTAELKYKYLCPAVINSDEQVVETARGAAVKLFGEEVLAPFEKLMGSEDFSFLMEKAPGVYGFIGGRSENVPGSGMSNHHECYTVDEKILPMGAALAAQFAADFLAQ from the coding sequence ATGGCTGCTGACATCAAGGCTCTGGCCGCGAAATACAACGACTATATAGTGGAGAGGCGCCGGTATTACCATGCTCATCCGGAACTTACGGAGCATGAGGCGGAGACGACTGAGGCCATCATAAAGGACCTTGAGGCGATGGGACTCTCCGTTGAGCGCTTCGACGGCATGTACGGCTGCGTAGCGTCGCTGAAGGGCGCTAAGCCCGGCCTTACCGTGCTGCTGCGGGCCGATATCGACGCTCTGCCAGTAAAAGAGGCGACGGGGCTTCCCTTTGCCTCGCAGAACGAGGGCAAGATGCACGCCTGCGGACATGACGCCCACATCGCGATACAGCTTGGCGCGGCAAAGATACTGTCGGAGATACGCGATGAACTTCACGGTACGGTGAAATTCTTCTTCCAGCCGGCCGAGGAGTTGGCCCTCGGCGCGAAGGACGCCGTCGCCCGCGGGCTGATGGATGGCGTAGACGCGGTATATGGCGCGCATGTATGGGGTCAGCTCGACGCCGGAAAGGTTAACATCGAACGCGGTGAGCGTATGGCCTCCTGTGATATGTTCACGCTGACGGTCAGGGGCGAGGCGAGCCATGGTTCTGCGCCGCACTTGGGACGCGACGCGGTCGCCGCCGCCTCCGCCGTTATCATGGCGCTGCAGGCGATCGTCAGCCGTGTGAACAACCCGCTCAACTCGCTCGTCCTTACCGTCGGTACATTTGACGCGGGACAGCGTTTCAACATCATCGCCGACAAGGCCGTCATGGATGGCACGGTGCGTACCTTTGACCCGAAATTTCGCCTGAAGATGGAGGAGATGATCAGAAAGACCGCCGAAGATGTGGCGGCCGGTTACGGCTGCACCGCGGAGCTTAAATACAAATACCTCTGTCCCGCCGTGATAAATTCCGACGAACAGGTCGTAGAGACGGCGCGCGGCGCGGCGGTGAAGCTCTTCGGCGAAGAGGTGCTGGCTCCTTTTGAAAAGCTGATGGGCTCGGAGGACTTCTCCTTCCTCATGGAGAAAGCCCCGGGAGTTTACGGCTTCATTGGCGGACGCAGCGAAAATGTCCCCGGCTCGGGGATGTCCAACCACCACGAATGCTACACGGTCGACGAGAAGATACTCCCGATGGGGGCGGCGCTTGCGGCGCAGTTCGCGGCGGATTTTCTCGCGCAGTAG
- a CDS encoding amidohydrolase, which yields MNIKEAAERHNDYIVAQRRRFHAHPELSFEEKETTAAIKGELEAMGIAVETFPDYYGLIGTIKGGKPGPVVMLRADIDALPSTEKTGLPFASENEGKMHACGHDAHIAMLLGAAKILMEMREDIHGTVKLMFQSAEESCHGAEYYVEKGCLDGVDAIFGMHIWGVFDAPLMSLEPGGRMASCDNFKITVRGLAAHGSAPHLGHDAVVAAASIIMNLQTFVSRVNDPLNTLVVSVGTVHAGQRFNIIANEAVMEGTVRTYSRELRKTIDSQLEKIIKNTAEALGCEAEFQYDRFPGPIINDHDDLNRIARNAAVKLYGEKVLTTMPRLTGSEDFAYFMEKVPGFYGFIGALNPSKGITYSNHSDKFTVDEDALHRGAALYAQFAKDFTDERAAG from the coding sequence ATGAACATAAAAGAAGCTGCCGAAAGGCACAACGATTACATCGTCGCCCAGCGACGCCGGTTCCACGCCCACCCCGAACTTTCGTTTGAGGAAAAAGAGACGACGGCGGCGATCAAGGGCGAACTTGAGGCGATGGGGATCGCCGTTGAGACTTTCCCCGACTATTACGGCCTCATCGGGACTATCAAGGGCGGCAAACCTGGACCGGTAGTAATGCTGCGCGCCGACATAGACGCGCTGCCCTCGACGGAGAAGACGGGCCTGCCTTTTGCCTCGGAAAACGAGGGAAAGATGCACGCCTGCGGACACGACGCCCATATCGCGATGCTGCTTGGTGCGGCAAAGATTCTCATGGAGATGCGTGAGGATATCCACGGAACGGTAAAGCTTATGTTCCAGTCCGCCGAGGAATCCTGCCACGGAGCTGAATATTATGTCGAAAAGGGCTGTCTTGACGGCGTCGATGCGATCTTCGGCATGCACATCTGGGGCGTATTCGACGCGCCGCTCATGAGCCTTGAGCCGGGCGGGCGCATGGCCTCCTGCGATAACTTTAAAATTACCGTCCGCGGGCTCGCCGCCCACGGCTCCGCACCGCACCTCGGCCATGATGCGGTCGTCGCTGCGGCCTCCATCATCATGAACCTCCAGACCTTCGTCAGCCGCGTCAACGACCCGCTCAACACGCTCGTCGTCTCCGTCGGCACGGTACACGCCGGACAGCGCTTCAACATCATTGCGAACGAGGCGGTGATGGAGGGTACGGTGCGCACCTACTCGCGCGAACTGCGCAAGACGATCGACAGCCAGCTTGAAAAGATCATTAAGAACACCGCGGAGGCTCTCGGCTGCGAGGCCGAGTTCCAGTACGACCGCTTCCCCGGCCCCATCATCAACGACCACGACGATTTGAACAGGATCGCGAGAAACGCCGCCGTGAAGCTCTACGGCGAGAAGGTACTGACGACGATGCCGCGGCTCACCGGTTCGGAGGACTTCGCCTACTTTATGGAGAAGGTTCCCGGCTTCTATGGCTTCATCGGCGCGCTCAACCCCTCGAAGGGTATCACCTACTCCAACCACAGCGACAAATTCACCGTTGACGAGGATGCGCTGCACCGCGGCGCGGCCCTCTACGCGCAGTTCGCGAAAGATTTTACAGATGAAAGGGCGGCGGGATAA